In the genome of Arthrobacter sp. PAMC25284, the window CCTCCTGGAAGTGGACCATGAACTCGCCACGGAGGCCCGGCATGCCATCGCCGCGTTCGCCGAACTGGAGCGGGCCCCCGAGCACGTGCACAGCTACCGGCTGACGCCGCTGGGCCTCTGGAACGCCCGGGCCGCCGGGCTGGATGCCGAACAAGTACTGGACACTCTGCTGAAGTACTCCCGTTTCCCGGTTCCGCATTCGCTGCTCATCGACGTCGAAGAGACCATGTCCCGGTACGGCCGGCTGCGGCTGGAGAAAGATCCCCAGCACGGCCTCGTGATGCGCACGAGCGACTACCCCGTGCTGGAGGAAGTCAGCCGCGCCAAGAAGATCCAGCCGCTGCTGGGCCCGCGGATCGACGGCGAAACGGTCGTGGTTCATTCCTCCCAGCGCGGGCAACTGAAGCAGCTCCTGCTCAAGATCGGCTGGCCGGCTGAGGACCTCGCCGGCTACGTGGACGGTGCGCCGCACCCCATCATGCTGAACGAGACAGGGTGGACACTTCGGCCATACCAGCGGCTGGCCACGGAGAACTTCTGGGCCGGCGGCAGCGGCGTCGTCGTCCTCCCTTGCGGCGCGGGCAAGACCCTCGTGGGGGCCGCCGCGATGGCCATGAGTTCCACCACCACCCTGATCCTGGTGACCAACACGGTGTCCGCGCGGCAGTGGAAAGACGAACTCCTCAAACGGACGTCCCTCACGGCGGAGGAGATTGGCGAATATTCGGGCTCCGTCAAGGAGGTCCGTCCCGTCACGATTGCCACTTACCAGGTCCTCACCACCAAGCGGGGCGGTCTCTACCCGCACCTGGAACTGGTGGACGGAAACGACTGGGGACTCATCATTTACGACGAGGTGCATTTGCTGCCTGCGCCGATCTTCCGCATGACCGCCGACCTACAGGCCCGGCGCCGGCTCGGACTCACCGCCACCCTGGTCCGGGAGGACGGGCGGGAGGGCGAGGTGTTCAGCCTGATCGGCCCCAAGCGCTACGACGCACCGTGGAAGGACATCGAGACCCAGGGGTACATTGCCCCGGCCGACTGTGTGGAGGTCCGCGTGGATCTGCCCCGCGACGAGCGGATGGCGTACGCGATGGCCGAGGACGCCGACAAGTACCGGCTGTGTGCCACCTCCGAAACGAAAACGCGCGTCGTCGAGCAGCTCGTGGCCGAGCATGCCGGCGAACAGTTGTTGGTGATCGGCCAGTACATCGACCAGCTGGACGAGATCGGCGAGCGCCTGAACGCCCCGGTGATCAAGGGCGAGACGTCGGTGAAAGAACGCCAGCGGCTTTTTGCCGCCTTCCGCGCCGGGGAAGTTCAAACGCTCGTCGTCTCCAAGGTCGCCAACTTTTCCATTGACCTTCCGGAGGCCTCGGTCGCGATCCAAGTCTCCGGTTCCTTCGGTTCCCGCCAGGAGGAGGCCCAACGTCTGGGACGGCTGCTGCGCCCGAAGAAGGATGGCCGCGCGGCGCGTTTCTACTCCCTCGTGGCACGGGACACCCTGGATCAGGAATTCGCCGCGAAACGGCAGCGGTTCCTGGCCGAGCAAGGCTATGCCTACCGCATCATGGACGCCAAGGACGCCGGAACCGCCAGCTAAGCCCCGCTGCCGGTCCCGCCCGCCCATCAGGACGCGGACCGGCGACGGGGAGCTAGCTGACCCCGGTGGAACCATCCCGCTCGATGGCTCCGGTCCGGGGATCAATCTGGGGCCGCTGATAGGCGAATTCGCCACCGCTCCGTCCCCCGAACGGCCGGCCGTGGTCCGCGAACTCCTCGCGGAAGTAGGCCAACCGCCACGGTCCCATCTGGAGCCTCGCTCCCGTGCGGAGCACCGCACTGCCGGACGGTCCGAAACTCCCGGTCACCTCGCCATGCCGGACGAGGACGTATTCATCCGCCTCGTTATGCAGGATTTCAGCGTGGAGTTCGTCGAGCCCGGACAGCTTCAGGTCGCAGGACGCCCCGCTGCCGATCGTTACCCGCTCGGCGGCCAGATTGAACTCGCGGGGTACCTGACCGTTC includes:
- a CDS encoding DNA repair helicase XPB yields the protein MTDGPLIVQSDKTILLEVDHELATEARHAIAAFAELERAPEHVHSYRLTPLGLWNARAAGLDAEQVLDTLLKYSRFPVPHSLLIDVEETMSRYGRLRLEKDPQHGLVMRTSDYPVLEEVSRAKKIQPLLGPRIDGETVVVHSSQRGQLKQLLLKIGWPAEDLAGYVDGAPHPIMLNETGWTLRPYQRLATENFWAGGSGVVVLPCGAGKTLVGAAAMAMSSTTTLILVTNTVSARQWKDELLKRTSLTAEEIGEYSGSVKEVRPVTIATYQVLTTKRGGLYPHLELVDGNDWGLIIYDEVHLLPAPIFRMTADLQARRRLGLTATLVREDGREGEVFSLIGPKRYDAPWKDIETQGYIAPADCVEVRVDLPRDERMAYAMAEDADKYRLCATSETKTRVVEQLVAEHAGEQLLVIGQYIDQLDEIGERLNAPVIKGETSVKERQRLFAAFRAGEVQTLVVSKVANFSIDLPEASVAIQVSGSFGSRQEEAQRLGRLLRPKKDGRAARFYSLVARDTLDQEFAAKRQRFLAEQGYAYRIMDAKDAGTAS